In Gossypium hirsutum isolate 1008001.06 chromosome D01, Gossypium_hirsutum_v2.1, whole genome shotgun sequence, the genomic window ttaaatctttactaaaaacaatttaattttaaaacttgttaCACCCgcaatgtaaaaataatattatatacatatgttttgaagaataattattttttattaaaataaactcatatggTTCTCAAACCACACTGAATTGCATATATTTGCACTTAGATTTGAATCGAATTGCattagtaaaaattttaatttatcattaaattaaaattttatttttatacattttaatttattatgcaCGCTTTATTATATCCATCAATTGCATATCtaaacaatttaatctaataatttttattttaatactgtacatatttcatgtattattattaattaattttaaaccatatattttattatttattgttttttgtaGACAcacatttatattataaatttgtgTATCTAAATTTCGATGAAATTTCTAATACTCTTTATATGCTTAAAAGTTAATCCATATTCAGGAGTTTAATCTCTTAAACATAATTTCAACCAGGACTAAAGTATGGCTTGGACGTTATATAAACAGAAGTTCTGTGAATAAGTGGGGGGTAGTTTAAGGAGACTTATTAATTGATTTTAGTAgagtttatataaaatataaaaataaaataaaaacaatctaAAAAGGAAATAATATTTTGGGGGCTactatctttaaaaaaaaaaatcctggTACAttagaacaaagaaaaaaattaatctattaaaacttttatccatttctattgttaaaaactagcgTTATTGACAAAATAACTAATAATCAGTTACATGTGACAAGCCACATATACCTTGgacatataataatttatttttactggtaaaagtgaataaaaaatttaacaaaatcactACTTAATTTGTCAAGCTTTTAGTAGAAGAGtcaaatacaatctaactcttaataAAGAGCTTTGTAACTGAAATAAGGTTTAAATTATTTGCCAACTGAATTAAGTATCCAATTACCTCGTGGGAATAACCCAATCAAACACATTATATATATAGATGTGTCCAACCCCGATTCCCTCTGCATAATCGGACATAAGTATGATAATAAGATTATCCAAGAATCCTCGAAATGCATGAAAAACAATAGGAAATATTAAATATACCTATACCCATCACATACTCATATCCAACACTCGTACTCAAAGCCAAGTAAAATAATATAGAAAGACCAAGCAGTTGGGATTCATCCCCAAGAAAAGACATGTGAGACTACTCTGTATTCAATGGTCACATTGGATCTGTACTAAATTCGGAGTAGGGTTGGAGTCCTACCAGCACTGTTTTCTCCATCCACAAGATCCGATAGGTGTTGGATCCAGGCAAAGGACTTTGATAACAAACAttcaattgaaaataataatcacAAACATCCAAGCGATCGATCCAATGCAAGCAACAGTAGTATCAAAATCATTAAGCTTAGAAAAATATCTCAAATCATCAGTTCCATTATTGTGAAGTAAACAATTAGGAAAATAGTGCACAATGCCCCCACTATAATTAGAAAGCTtcaactaaatatatatatagtgaaatACCAAGAAACTTTTAGCagtattttcaagttttttttttttaaaaatataaggcAAACTGAAGGGATAGTGGGACCAATCAACTTCTCCATACAAAAACAACCAGAGAAGTAAAATACTAACTCGAAGATTACGGATTTTACTGTTGTTTCTCATCCTCAGGTTTGGAGGCTTCTTTGATTTCCTCCGTTCCATCCTcctaaatagataaaaaaataaataatcattAATAAAAGAATTCGATATAAGAAAAGTTAAAACCAACTGTGCGCATTCTAACCTGCATATCCGAGGTCCACAAAGTAAGGTTATCACGAAGAAGTTGCATTATCAGAGTGCTGTCTTTGTATGAATCCTCTCCGAGAGTATCAAGCTCCGAGATGGCTTCGTCAAAAGCCTGAGGAAAAGAAACAAAGATTGTTGACTAAATAGAATTTGAATACAAAAATAAAGAGCAAATATAGATTTGTAATGGTTTATATTTACTTGGACTCCTTGGGTAAGTATCGTATATGGGTATGTTTCCGATGATATGCaagtttttccatatatttgcaaGATCATTATCTCTAGGGTAAACTAAAGTAgaagtcacccaactattagtaaatttcttttttggtaacccaactattcaattttgtcttttttatcaCCAGTTGGCTAATGTAAAAATGGAGACACCCAAAAATCCAAGATAGTTGAGTGAACATTTTGTAACTTATCAAAATTAGGTGACTAAAACAGAAAAAACCATAGTCGGGTGACTACTAATGTAGTTTATCCTTATCCCTATATCCGAATATGTATGACACGGTTGGGAAAATGAAAAGCACAAGTAACAAAGATAATACAATTCAGAAGTATAAACCCCCAAGCTCCCCTTCTCAAATGTTTTAGATGACCAACGTGAATATAGTGAGTAAACTAAAATTCCAAAGCTTTGTTATCCTACCTGTTTTGCAAGACTGCAAGCGCGGTCCGGAGAATTCAAGATCTCATAGTAGAAGACAGAAAAGTTCAGAGCCAATCCCAAACGAATAGGATGAGTTGGAGCGAGCTCGGAAACTGCAATGTCCTGAAAGAAAGCAGAACAAAAAGATGCTGGTAAAAGCAATAAAAGACTGGAACTATGGATAAAACACATAAATCATAATCACTTCGGTAAAATCTTCTATTAAAATGTGAAATCAGATCCAAAGGCAAACCATTACCAAGACAAGAAAAGGATCAATAAATTGAACCACCGAATATCTTTGTTTGAATTGGATTAGTACAAACTACTGAAGGCATTTTGAAGTTTACGCCGTGTGGAGTCTAAGAGGACTGACTGCGGTTCAGCATTTTagatacaaaaacacaatttcgCTTTGGTCTAACAGGAATTACAGTTACTCAAATCATAGAAATGGTGAAAACCCATATAATACTAATTTAAAACCCATAGTGTTGAGATCATTTTCTTCTTGATAGTTTTCATAAACTTTCCATTGTAATTCAATGTTATGTCTTCTAAGCAATTCAAAGCAGATCCAGATCTAAgcacaaatttattttaaaaaattacatcaaatcaaGGCAAGGAAATGAACAAATTACGAAAATGAGCACAAACCTGAGCAGATTTATACGCAGAGAGCGTATTCTCAGCAGCGGCTTTCCGGTCATCTCCAGTCTTGAACTCAGCCAAGTACCTATGGTAATCTCCCTTCATCTTCAGATAAAAGACCTTGGAATCCCCGTTCCCGGCAGCCGGAACGAGCTTCTCTTCGAGAAGCTTCAAAATTCCGGCACAAATCTCAGACAACTCAGCCTCGATCTTGGCCCTGTACTCACGAATGATGGAGACGTGATCGGCGTTGCCACGTCCTTCCTCTTTCTGCTCGATGGAAGAAACAATCCTCCAGGAAGCACGGCGGGCGCCGATCACGTTCTTGTAGGCAACGGAGAGGAGATTCCGTTCCTCGACGGTGAGTTCGTCGGGAGCAACGACGGAGGAAACGACGGTTTCCATGAACTTAACCATCTCCTCGTAGCGCTCGGCTTGCTCGGCGAGTTTCGCCTTGTAGACATTTTCCTCACGTGGTGAAGTAGCGGCCATGGTGATTTTGGGGGATGTTGGGATGGAAAGAAAATCTGAGAGGATTTTTCAGAGGGATTTGAGAGGTTGTGTTTTGGAGAAGGGAAAGCAACTTTTGACtttttgtttctgtttctttttccttttttctaatttttgataaattacaCCTAAGGCCATTTAACTATTGGTAAGTATAtgttttgatcacttaactttaaaaagttacaaaaaggtcattaaattgtttgaaagttttcatttaagtcactgaactattaaaattgttgttatatgACATTCTTTGTTCGAACCACTTGCATCAATCGAAAGCtctttttctcattcttttctacagtttacttttttttttcatgaaatagcttTGAACGTTATGAATTTGCAAGcgaaaatccaaacaactttcttcttcgaTCTTTGACACTAACCGtcagatcgacttggatctaagttATGTTCTTCTACTTGCAAATAAATATTGATCCACCGTACCGAGCATCAAATTGTTGCTTAGATCTTGCTAttcgaactttaaaaaaaaaactcagtgacttaaataaaaaaattcaaatagctcaatgacttaaatgaaaattttcaaatagtttaatggctattttataactttttgaagttaagtgactaaaacaaaatttactaatagttagtGGCCTTGAGTGTagtttatcctttaatttttttattatttttatttgtttttcattcTTGAGATAAAAGCCACATTTAGTCCTTGAAttggtaatttttaaaatttggtccctaattttttttatccaatttacTACATTAGTCATTTAACTAGACGATTTTTCCCAAATTTGGTCACATGATAGCGTAGCACTCAAAAATTGTGTCATACCATCAACTAAAAatggtatttttattaaaaattatgtgaTGGTGTAGCAAAATCTTAGAATACCATGTCATCACATGGACCAAAATTGAAAAATGTTGTAAAGTTTAAAGACTAATATAGACCAGAAAAAATTTAAGGGCCTAGTTGAGAAAAATAgcaaagttgaaggactaaagattcccttttcttttttgttttaactTGAGTATAACAAtttggtatttaaaattttattttgtctcaatttgataccaaaattatctcttttattataaaatttagtcTAAAAATTAATCATGTTAATGGTACATCCAAGTAAAGTGATATCATGTATCTTCCTTTTTCCGTGTCATGATCCCATTGATCGTAGTCCTTGTTTAAGGAATTTAACCTCTATTTCTAATTGCACTTTCACCCTTCTAGTGGAACCTACAATTTttataaagatattttaatataatttctgAATTATGAATTTGACAAttttatatttagtatttaaacttagaaattagatttattttaattgtttgaaaaaataataataacgtgACACTTTGAGATTGTACCATatcatcacttgaaaataaaattgcTATATAAATTTTCAGGATGTAGTACAATCTTAAAGTGTCGCAAACAATGTTCTAGTAATAGGACTAACAATTAAACCAATCACACCATTAATTTTCGATTTAATCGGTTTGATCGGTTCAActgttaaataaaacataattaaaattttattaaaatttaagaaataataaaactattaaaCTGGTTCAACATTCTTAACTCTTGGTTTTTGTCCTAACTTTCGATTGTTACTAGTTTCAAGCAGTCTCTAATTCAATTGATTCAACCCATTGATTTGAGCTGGTAAATCTCAGTCcaatcaatttgataaaaatccaaATTCAATGGCCAAAATAGATTTAATGTAAAGTTTAGGGGCCAAAAATTACATtatctattttatataaatttatatttaaataaaaaaagcacGACTTccaattattttagaaaaattattcctatttttatcaaaaaaaagttataaatatatatttacgtaACTTTTATTCCACGTGGCATAATTATGAAGTATTTGAAATAACAAATGGTTGTATCATTTGTGTCGGCAATGGGAAGTCACATGAAATACTAAAAACAACAATATTCGGTTGCCTATACATACGTGGACCATAATTTAAAGTAAggtatatatatcttttattgattaatttttttatatattttaaagtttcttCTTATAAAACTCCCTCTCGACTCGAGTTAGGTTGGATCGGGTTTTTTTCGAATTATTCATAGTAATTCGGTTCGacatagttttattattattattatttttcatattaaatttaagtattggattcttttatttattttcaaaaaatggtcatgattttttttatattacttaataaaatttaaaaaaaactgtactaaaaaatatttttttaaaattttatttaaattatttttactactttgaatatatatttattcttatatcctaaaaattaaataaaaattcaaattgtataaaataaatatagttttttaACTTATTAGATTGATTTTTTCCCGTAGAAATTAAGAATATTCTTGATGGACCGTCTTCAAGTGAGAGGAAAAAGAAATACACTCAACACAATCTAAAATGTtcttaaattagattttttataatcatataattttttgttaattagataattaCTAGAATTTTCTCAACCGTAAGTAAAAAAACTAGGGTCTAATTATTTAGTTAAATatgtcgattgagttttagttcggtTGACATTATGCAGAAGGGCATGGGTAAAATTAAAGTTAGATTAACTTAAAAAAtggaatttttgttaaaaatatgaaaaatgaaaaaaaaaagaagaagaaaaggaaatgtgaatagaatttgaaaataacttattttcaaaaagaaaatgcaTCTGATTCTTACTCTTTATTCTattaataaagaataaaaaagtttggtggaaaattttactttatttaaataatatttatattaaatttttaattgagttggtgttagGTATTAACTTAATCGAAAATTATTAAAACGAAAAATATTTGATATGTCGTAGGTGCATCAGTTCTATACACCATAAGTGAATAATAGAATGACATGTAAATTAATCAAAAATATGGAGgacctaaaaataaattttaattgttttattccaacattatttgtaaatattataaatatatttgttacgtGTTTTTCTATTTCACAATCCAAGTAGATTACAAGTTAAAATACCGGTCTAATTATTAATTCCGtccatttattttatgaaaattaagaaGTTAGTCCTTCTATTTTCGTTTATTAGAATTTGGCTTTTGTGCTTTACAAAATCTAAAAATTAGTccaataattcaataatatatatgCAATTTCAAGTTCAAATTTCACTATGTGTGATTATGTTACATGGATTTTTAATCtggattttattttggtttaagttccaatatatgtatttattctaAATTAGGTCTAATTGCCATCGTTTGCGAATTATACCGATTGATTTCAATCGTAGTcgaatttaacatgtataaattgtgatattaattagatttttaatttttaaattaagtaaaaggattaaattttaaaagttggaAGAGTACAGGGATTGAGGCTAAAACTTAACATCTGCTCATATAATAATATAAGATGAGTTGAAATGTTGAATTAGAACTTCAAGAAAAATATAACCTTTTATCCGATGAAATGGTAATCAAAATCGTGTGCCTCCGTTGCCGGCAAAAGCTAACGGCGCCGGCCTATGCCGAGAAAATTACTTGCCCACAA contains:
- the LOC107928873 gene encoding 14-3-3-like protein is translated as MAATSPREENVYKAKLAEQAERYEEMVKFMETVVSSVVAPDELTVEERNLLSVAYKNVIGARRASWRIVSSIEQKEEGRGNADHVSIIREYRAKIEAELSEICAGILKLLEEKLVPAAGNGDSKVFYLKMKGDYHRYLAEFKTGDDRKAAAENTLSAYKSAQDIAVSELAPTHPIRLGLALNFSVFYYEILNSPDRACSLAKQAFDEAISELDTLGEDSYKDSTLIMQLLRDNLTLWTSDMQEDGTEEIKEASKPEDEKQQ